In a genomic window of Sphingomonas koreensis:
- a CDS encoding phage tail sheath subtilisin-like domain-containing protein yields the protein MHSLTIREFAKGRRPIKTPSLAVIGLVATATAAAGTATDALNAAFPIGELTLVTNIDAAISKAGTGGTLAKALAAIADLTTPIVIVSRVAPGAGAEADEETDENVIAGLDLLLSAKGAVGYAPRIIGAPGLDTLAVTTQMVIVAKRLRGFAYARANGDDGVEAMNYRDGFTARELMLIWPNSSTETAGDAVARALGLRAQIDERIGWHKTISNMPIDGVTALDHYVQFDLLDPSTEAGTLNGKQITTIIRANGFRFWGNRTTAGPDQPEFAFESAVRTSHALQDIIADVFQPYFDHPMTVSLIKDLLETANAKFRELALNGFIMGAKAYFDADRNQPEQLSAGRPDFRIEFTPVAPLEDPTVELVITDFYYSGFADRLV from the coding sequence ATGCACAGCCTCACTATTCGCGAATTCGCCAAGGGTCGCCGTCCGATCAAGACTCCATCGCTCGCCGTCATCGGCTTGGTTGCCACGGCGACCGCGGCCGCCGGCACGGCGACCGACGCCCTCAATGCCGCGTTCCCGATCGGCGAGCTGACGCTGGTCACGAACATCGACGCTGCGATCAGCAAGGCCGGCACCGGTGGCACGCTCGCAAAGGCGCTGGCCGCCATTGCCGATCTGACCACGCCGATCGTCATCGTCTCGCGTGTCGCCCCTGGTGCCGGTGCGGAAGCGGACGAGGAAACTGACGAGAATGTGATCGCGGGCCTCGACCTGCTTCTCAGTGCGAAGGGCGCCGTTGGCTATGCGCCGCGCATCATCGGCGCGCCCGGCCTCGATACCCTCGCCGTCACGACGCAAATGGTGATCGTGGCGAAGCGCCTGCGCGGTTTCGCCTATGCCCGGGCAAACGGCGACGATGGCGTCGAGGCGATGAACTATCGCGACGGCTTCACCGCGCGCGAGCTGATGCTGATCTGGCCGAACAGCTCGACCGAGACCGCCGGCGACGCGGTGGCGCGCGCCCTTGGCCTGCGCGCCCAGATCGATGAACGCATCGGTTGGCACAAGACGATTTCAAATATGCCGATTGATGGCGTTACCGCGCTCGACCACTACGTTCAGTTCGACCTGCTCGACCCCTCGACCGAGGCCGGGACGCTCAACGGAAAGCAGATCACCACGATCATCCGCGCGAACGGATTCCGCTTCTGGGGCAATCGCACCACGGCCGGGCCGGATCAGCCGGAGTTCGCGTTCGAAAGCGCGGTGCGCACCAGCCATGCGCTGCAGGACATCATTGCTGACGTCTTCCAGCCCTATTTCGATCACCCGATGACGGTCAGCCTGATCAAGGATCTGCTCGAGACGGCGAACGCCAAGTTCCGCGAGCTGGCCCTCAACGGCTTCATCATGGGCGCGAAAGCCTATTTCGACGCGGACCGCAATCAGCCGGAACAGCTGAGCGCAGGCCGCCCCGACTTCCGCATCGAGTTCACGCCGGTGGCGCCGCTCGAGGATCCGACCGTCGAGCTGGTGATCACCGACTTCTACTACTCCGGCTTCGCCGATCGCCTGGTCTGA
- a CDS encoding GPW/gp25 family protein yields MNGMSATTGKALSGAEHIAQSVGDILSTPIGTCVMLREYGSLLFELLDRPANAATMMLLRAATAGALRRWEPRLRLTRVSFSGDFAAGKPVVTIEGTRTDLAGPAALLALSIPLGRDFVAS; encoded by the coding sequence ATGAACGGAATGTCGGCCACCACCGGGAAAGCCCTGTCCGGCGCGGAGCATATCGCGCAGTCGGTCGGCGACATTCTGTCCACGCCCATCGGCACCTGCGTCATGCTGCGCGAATACGGCTCGCTGCTGTTCGAACTGCTCGATCGCCCCGCCAATGCCGCAACGATGATGCTGTTGCGGGCAGCCACTGCGGGAGCGCTGCGCCGGTGGGAACCTCGCCTCCGCCTGACCCGCGTGTCGTTCTCGGGCGATTTCGCGGCGGGCAAGCCCGTCGTGACGATCGAGGGCACCCGAACCGATCTGGCAGGACCCGCGGCCCTGCTCGCCCTCTCCATCCCCCTCGGCCGCGATTTCGTGGCCAGCTGA
- a CDS encoding phage baseplate assembly protein V produces MRDEEDIPADLSALIRFGTIIEVRLSPPRCRVRFGDPDDDEDETETPAIRWLAARAGKTRKWSPPSVGEEVLLLAPDGQIGNAVAVCGLINDDHPAPSSEDIDLALFDDGAAISYDPAAHALVAILPAGGTARIEAPGGVTLKGDVTIEGDVSIDGRLTATDDIVAGEISLQNHKHGNVQAGGAKTGVAE; encoded by the coding sequence ATGCGGGACGAGGAAGATATTCCGGCGGACCTGTCCGCCCTGATCCGTTTCGGCACCATCATTGAGGTGAGGCTCTCTCCGCCGCGTTGTCGCGTGCGGTTCGGTGATCCCGACGATGACGAGGACGAGACCGAGACCCCGGCGATCCGCTGGTTGGCGGCGCGCGCGGGGAAGACGCGCAAATGGTCGCCGCCCAGCGTGGGGGAGGAAGTGCTCTTGCTCGCGCCCGACGGACAGATCGGCAACGCGGTCGCTGTATGCGGCCTGATCAATGACGATCATCCCGCGCCCAGCTCAGAGGATATCGATCTTGCCCTGTTCGACGACGGGGCGGCGATCTCCTACGATCCCGCGGCGCACGCCCTGGTGGCGATCCTGCCCGCCGGCGGAACCGCGCGGATCGAAGCGCCTGGCGGGGTCACCTTGAAAGGTGACGTGACGATCGAAGGCGATGTGTCGATCGACGGCCGCTTGACCGCGACCGACGATATCGTCGCCGGCGAGATCAGCCTGCAGAACCACAAGCACGGCAATGTGCAGGCGGGCGGAGCGAAAACCGGCGTCGCCGAGTAG
- a CDS encoding lysozyme, protein MTSLLDPATAGRLFDVVRAIKGAPLTEADVKAVNAALAPPFVPPAKPGDPLTYRVALELIDHEAIVLEAYRDSKRIWTWGIGVTDKSGHLVGRYKDAPQAIQHVLAIYIWLLRNQYIPDVLQAFAGYELSETEFAAALSFHYNTGAIGRATWVQLVKAGKVEKARERFMDWKKPPEIIGRRQKECDLFFDGKWSHDQFVTLYPVSKPSYTPEWRGATKVDVSADLAAALAA, encoded by the coding sequence ATGACCAGTCTGCTCGATCCCGCGACCGCCGGTCGCCTGTTCGACGTCGTGCGCGCCATCAAGGGCGCTCCGCTCACCGAAGCCGATGTGAAGGCGGTCAACGCCGCGCTCGCGCCGCCCTTCGTTCCGCCTGCGAAGCCCGGCGACCCGCTCACTTATCGCGTGGCATTGGAGCTGATCGACCATGAAGCGATCGTGCTCGAGGCGTATCGCGATTCGAAGCGCATCTGGACGTGGGGGATCGGCGTCACCGACAAGAGCGGGCACCTGGTCGGCCGCTACAAGGATGCGCCGCAGGCGATCCAACATGTGCTCGCGATCTATATCTGGCTGCTGCGCAACCAGTATATTCCGGACGTCCTGCAAGCGTTCGCGGGCTACGAGCTGAGCGAGACCGAGTTCGCCGCGGCGCTTTCCTTCCACTACAACACCGGTGCGATCGGCCGCGCGACATGGGTACAGCTCGTCAAGGCAGGCAAGGTCGAGAAGGCGCGCGAGCGCTTCATGGACTGGAAGAAGCCGCCGGAGATCATCGGGCGCCGCCAGAAGGAGTGCGATCTGTTCTTCGACGGCAAATGGTCGCACGATCAGTTCGTCACGCTCTACCCCGTATCGAAACCCAGCTACACGCCTGAATGGCGCGGAGCGACCAAAGTGGATGTCTCGGCGGATCTCGCCGCGGCGCTCGCGGCGTGA
- a CDS encoding phage tail protein, whose product MTAHALTLVMTTIGLERFTAAQLDEDVDLTISEVGVTPDAFVVAPTLTALPGEIRRIATVSGTQIGDNKVHLLVRDQAELSYTVRGFGLYLADGTLFAVYGQEDPIVEKSAQSTALLAIDIAFPTGDISDLTFGDTNFLNPPATTAIKGVVELATNAEAMAGDDQERAITPAALKAAISAAIAAYDRIGTVKLWWGDSGDVAAGWAICNGQTVARSDGAGNITTPDLRGRVPVGADDTNALGVTFGATSKTVSSATAGAHHHDVAIPAHDHGAGTLDATVDTALTGSTFTYHTKADTASGGTGKTLAVPPDGSAPTPPAIVDPGHAHGASISGTTAEWAGETVESSTGGDHDHDVTVDVTQPSIALHFIMRV is encoded by the coding sequence ATGACCGCACACGCCCTTACCCTGGTGATGACGACGATCGGCCTTGAGCGCTTTACCGCCGCTCAGCTCGACGAAGACGTCGATCTCACCATTTCGGAAGTCGGCGTCACGCCCGACGCGTTTGTCGTAGCCCCGACGCTGACCGCGTTGCCCGGCGAGATCCGCCGCATCGCCACCGTCTCGGGCACGCAGATCGGCGACAACAAGGTTCACCTGCTCGTCCGCGACCAGGCCGAACTCAGCTACACCGTGCGCGGCTTCGGCCTCTATCTCGCCGATGGCACGCTGTTCGCAGTTTACGGACAGGAAGACCCGATCGTCGAGAAGTCGGCGCAATCGACCGCATTGCTCGCGATCGACATCGCCTTTCCCACCGGCGACATCAGCGACCTGACCTTCGGCGACACCAACTTCCTCAATCCGCCGGCGACCACCGCGATCAAGGGCGTGGTCGAGCTGGCCACCAATGCCGAGGCCATGGCCGGCGACGATCAGGAACGCGCAATCACGCCTGCGGCCCTGAAGGCGGCGATCAGCGCGGCAATCGCGGCCTATGACCGGATCGGCACGGTAAAGCTCTGGTGGGGCGATTCAGGCGACGTCGCCGCCGGCTGGGCGATCTGTAACGGGCAAACGGTCGCCCGCAGCGATGGCGCTGGCAACATCACCACCCCGGATCTGCGCGGGCGCGTGCCGGTCGGCGCCGACGATACGAATGCACTTGGCGTGACCTTCGGCGCCACCAGCAAGACGGTATCGAGCGCGACCGCCGGCGCGCACCATCACGACGTCGCGATACCTGCGCACGATCACGGTGCCGGCACGCTCGACGCGACGGTTGATACCGCGCTGACCGGCTCAACCTTCACCTACCACACCAAGGCGGACACCGCCTCGGGCGGCACCGGCAAGACGCTCGCCGTCCCGCCCGATGGCAGCGCGCCCACGCCGCCCGCCATCGTCGATCCGGGCCATGCTCACGGTGCAAGCATCTCCGGCACCACCGCTGAATGGGCGGGGGAGACGGTCGAGAGCAGCACCGGCGGCGATCATGATCACGATGTGACGGTCGATGTCACTCAGCCCTCGATCGCGCTGCACTTCATCATGCGGGTCTGA
- a CDS encoding phage tail protein I, whose translation MTTERDLLPPNAPMLVRGLAAAVVADFGSVDLPLAALWDPETCPMPLLPWLAWGLSVDSWDPEWPDSTKRAAVANSIAEHRIKGTRASVEAVLERFDALLRVVEWHEAGGSGVPHTFEVILPMVTAPGVAPSGERSTAAFADKILREVSRTKRLSQHFQLVQQLAIAGQIGVQSAARAALFIREEFALGTDDSQPWGNFLQTEAGEPIQAETGAFLEDVG comes from the coding sequence ATGACGACTGAGCGCGATCTCCTCCCGCCCAACGCGCCGATGCTCGTTCGCGGCCTGGCTGCGGCTGTCGTTGCGGACTTTGGCTCCGTTGATTTGCCGCTCGCCGCGCTATGGGATCCCGAAACCTGCCCGATGCCGTTGCTGCCCTGGCTGGCCTGGGGCTTGTCGGTTGATAGCTGGGATCCGGAATGGCCCGATTCGACCAAGCGCGCGGCCGTCGCAAACTCGATCGCCGAACACCGCATCAAGGGCACCCGGGCTTCGGTCGAAGCGGTGCTCGAGCGCTTCGACGCGCTGCTCAGGGTAGTTGAATGGCACGAGGCGGGCGGATCAGGCGTCCCGCACACCTTCGAAGTCATCCTCCCGATGGTCACGGCCCCGGGCGTCGCGCCGAGCGGCGAGCGATCGACCGCGGCGTTCGCCGATAAGATTCTGCGCGAGGTCTCGCGCACCAAGCGCCTGAGCCAGCATTTCCAGCTCGTGCAGCAGCTCGCCATCGCGGGACAGATCGGCGTCCAGTCCGCCGCCCGCGCCGCCCTGTTCATTCGTGAGGAATTCGCACTCGGCACCGACGACAGCCAGCCCTGGGGCAATTTCCTGCAAACCGAAGCCGGGGAGCCGATCCAGGCTGAGACCGGCGCCTTCCTTGAGGACGTCGGATGA
- a CDS encoding baseplate assembly protein, whose protein sequence is MPGTLTNSSGVDLSRLPAPTVIEQLSFDAIYARNLAIAQARIEGFDALVPSDPAIKLLHVWAYLEVLLRQQFNDRARSLMTAYATGSDLDQIALRVGVGRQLIDAGDPANSVPPTYEDDDSLRQRIVLAPESFSCAGPELAYVFHAKSAHPDVLDASATSPAPGEVLVTLLSRTGDGTAPQPTIDAVAAVLTPVAGNRIRPMGDLVTVASAAIVPFAIVATIYTFAGPDRTVVLEAARLKLDEFLAESRRLGRNVNDSSVKAALTVAGVQRVVLPDWEDVICDPTQAGHCTAIEITHGGYDD, encoded by the coding sequence ATGCCGGGCACCCTCACCAACTCTAGCGGCGTCGATCTGTCGCGCCTTCCTGCGCCGACGGTGATCGAGCAGCTGTCTTTCGACGCGATCTATGCGCGCAACCTTGCCATCGCTCAGGCCCGGATCGAAGGGTTTGACGCATTGGTCCCTTCCGACCCCGCAATCAAGCTGCTCCACGTCTGGGCCTATCTCGAGGTGCTGCTCCGCCAGCAGTTCAACGATCGCGCGCGGTCATTGATGACCGCCTATGCGACTGGCTCGGATCTCGACCAGATCGCGCTGCGCGTTGGCGTCGGCCGCCAGCTGATCGACGCTGGCGATCCCGCCAATAGCGTCCCACCAACCTATGAGGATGACGACTCCCTGCGCCAGCGCATCGTGCTCGCGCCGGAGAGCTTTTCGTGCGCCGGGCCGGAGCTGGCCTACGTCTTCCACGCCAAGTCCGCCCACCCTGACGTTCTCGACGCGAGCGCGACATCGCCCGCGCCGGGTGAGGTTCTGGTGACACTGCTCTCGCGCACCGGCGACGGCACGGCGCCGCAGCCGACCATCGACGCGGTTGCCGCGGTGCTCACGCCGGTCGCGGGCAACCGGATCCGTCCTATGGGTGACTTGGTCACAGTCGCTTCGGCCGCAATCGTCCCGTTCGCGATCGTCGCGACCATCTACACCTTCGCCGGTCCCGATCGTACTGTCGTGCTCGAGGCGGCGCGTTTGAAGCTCGACGAATTCCTCGCGGAGAGCCGCCGCCTCGGTCGCAACGTCAACGATTCGAGCGTCAAGGCGGCGCTGACCGTCGCCGGCGTGCAGCGCGTTGTGCTGCCCGATTGGGAAGACGTGATCTGCGATCCGACGCAGGCCGGGCATTGCACCGCAATCGAGATCACGCACGGCGGCTATGACGACTGA
- a CDS encoding phage virion morphogenesis protein yields the protein MADDDLRRLEEWFGQILAGLAPGERRRGALRLGQQLRRSNLDRIAANVEPSGAPMERRKPRYDRKGKLRAGAGKKMFRGMRALRNWKIGADEEGVEIAPVNGLVERIAAINHFGEQVTIGRLRDGRRIRHRYQERRLLGFSSEDETLALEIAAALIDRAPR from the coding sequence ATGGCGGATGACGATCTGCGCCGCCTCGAGGAGTGGTTCGGCCAGATCCTCGCGGGCCTCGCGCCAGGTGAACGGCGCCGCGGCGCCCTTCGGCTCGGCCAGCAGCTGCGCCGCTCCAACCTCGACCGCATCGCCGCCAACGTCGAGCCGTCGGGCGCGCCCATGGAGCGCCGCAAGCCTCGCTACGATCGCAAGGGCAAGCTGCGCGCCGGCGCTGGAAAGAAGATGTTCCGCGGGATGCGCGCCCTTCGCAACTGGAAGATCGGTGCGGACGAGGAGGGGGTCGAGATCGCGCCCGTCAACGGCCTGGTCGAACGCATCGCCGCGATCAATCATTTCGGGGAGCAGGTGACGATCGGACGTCTGCGCGACGGCCGCCGAATTCGCCATCGCTATCAGGAGAGGCGGCTGCTCGGGTTCTCGTCCGAGGATGAAACGCTGGCGCTTGAGATCGCCGCGGCGCTGATCGACCGCGCGCCCCGGTAA
- a CDS encoding phage tail protein → MKKIDSLRDALLAATPELQQQPARLRMWVDRGSVQARQTESLSFAYGFRLNVLIMELATDISVLTLAITRWLRVNQPELLAPGTDAFTFDVDILDNNTVDVLFEIAITQNVAVTPAAGGKFNLVDLPEPDPLFGAEIQIPALNAILIDGEPLAGLDGG, encoded by the coding sequence GTGAAGAAGATCGATTCGCTTCGCGATGCCCTGTTGGCGGCGACGCCGGAGCTGCAGCAACAGCCGGCGCGGCTGCGCATGTGGGTCGATCGGGGATCCGTGCAGGCTCGCCAGACCGAAAGTCTGTCGTTTGCCTACGGCTTCCGGCTCAACGTGCTGATTATGGAGCTGGCGACCGATATCTCGGTTCTGACGCTCGCCATCACGCGCTGGCTCCGGGTTAACCAACCCGAGTTGCTGGCGCCCGGCACCGACGCTTTCACCTTCGACGTCGATATTCTCGACAACAATACGGTCGATGTCCTTTTCGAGATCGCGATTACCCAGAATGTGGCGGTAACGCCCGCCGCTGGCGGCAAATTCAACTTGGTCGATCTTCCGGAGCCGGACCCGCTGTTCGGCGCAGAAATCCAGATCCCGGCGCTGAATGCTATCCTGATCGACGGCGAGCCGTTGGCGGGTCTTGATGGCGGATGA
- a CDS encoding tail protein X, translated as MIVTARDRETVDAICWRALGRTDLVGQVLKLNPGLAEIGPLLPAGTEVILPEPVQAATPVRETVKLWD; from the coding sequence TTGATCGTCACCGCGCGCGACCGCGAGACGGTGGACGCGATCTGCTGGCGCGCCCTCGGCCGAACCGATCTGGTCGGGCAGGTGCTCAAGCTCAACCCGGGCCTCGCCGAGATCGGCCCGCTGCTCCCCGCCGGAACTGAGGTCATCTTGCCCGAGCCTGTGCAGGCCGCGACGCCGGTCCGCGAAACCGTCAAGCTTTGGGATTAG
- a CDS encoding head completion/stabilization protein — MTGLISSPAPLPDPEGAEVVADGWFPPVAVAEIRDRLRLGGGSITSLMLVEAIEGGMLHAFRELADWRTARVLAGATGLAQVTSDTLNGRNRAVVLWERVVRYFAAADLFAENRDISATDQGLDRSAEKESSADEFRRNALAAVADLRSIGVPPEQEVTRNRVELI; from the coding sequence ATGACCGGCCTGATCTCCTCTCCCGCCCCGCTCCCCGACCCCGAGGGCGCCGAGGTGGTGGCCGATGGGTGGTTCCCGCCCGTCGCCGTGGCGGAGATCCGCGATCGTCTGCGCCTTGGCGGCGGCTCCATCACCAGCCTCATGCTGGTCGAAGCGATCGAAGGGGGTATGCTCCACGCCTTCCGCGAGCTGGCCGACTGGCGAACCGCCCGGGTGCTGGCGGGAGCGACGGGCCTGGCGCAGGTCACAAGCGATACGCTCAACGGCCGCAATCGCGCAGTCGTGTTGTGGGAGCGCGTCGTGCGCTACTTTGCCGCGGCCGATCTGTTCGCGGAGAATCGCGATATCTCAGCGACGGATCAGGGTCTCGACCGCAGCGCGGAAAAGGAAAGCTCGGCCGACGAATTCCGGCGCAACGCCCTCGCTGCAGTGGCTGACCTGCGCTCAATCGGCGTCCCGCCCGAGCAGGAGGTGACGCGGAACCGCGTCGAACTCATTTGA
- the gpM gene encoding phage terminase small subunit, which yields MVSPFRRHQQRVHALAAGSLVAADSDAPPPVEEGTPQGQEYAALKVLLHDNLRQLSDVASIEARNPMKAEFAKAFAPWIEGAIAAGIEGRAAQDEILIQNMIWAIDYRDFDYALWLGEHALRHRLAMPERFNRTVACFLAEEIATISLDQQDAVSHAELLRVGVMIDGHDMPDPAKAKLFKAWSRSFARQAEAFDPAADNAPAGGKASYVESALGAAKRAFELDRNVGVKKDIERLERQLKELSRDGGG from the coding sequence ATGGTCAGCCCGTTTCGCCGTCACCAGCAGAGGGTGCATGCCCTCGCCGCTGGCTCGCTAGTCGCGGCGGACTCCGATGCGCCGCCCCCTGTCGAAGAAGGGACGCCGCAGGGTCAGGAATACGCAGCATTGAAGGTGCTGCTGCACGACAATCTCCGCCAGCTGTCTGACGTCGCAAGCATCGAAGCCCGCAACCCTATGAAGGCTGAATTCGCCAAGGCCTTCGCGCCTTGGATCGAGGGTGCTATTGCGGCCGGTATCGAGGGTCGCGCCGCCCAGGATGAAATCCTGATCCAGAACATGATCTGGGCGATCGACTATCGCGACTTCGACTATGCGCTCTGGCTGGGTGAGCACGCGCTGCGTCACCGTCTCGCGATGCCGGAGCGGTTCAACCGCACCGTCGCGTGTTTCCTCGCCGAGGAGATCGCCACGATCTCGCTCGACCAACAGGATGCAGTCAGCCACGCCGAGCTGCTGCGCGTCGGGGTGATGATCGACGGGCACGACATGCCCGATCCCGCCAAGGCCAAGCTGTTCAAGGCATGGTCGCGCAGCTTTGCGCGCCAGGCCGAGGCCTTCGACCCGGCGGCGGATAACGCACCCGCCGGCGGCAAGGCCTCCTATGTCGAGTCCGCCCTCGGCGCGGCGAAGCGGGCGTTCGAGCTCGACCGCAATGTCGGCGTGAAAAAGGATATCGAGCGGCTGGAACGCCAGCTCAAGGAACTCTCCCGCGACGGCGGGGGATAA
- a CDS encoding phage major capsid protein, P2 family — MTTHQLSDRGRRALDGLFARIAQMNGATRGIAHQFALEPASEQRLEDLQRENVGFLSRINMMPVPQLKGQVVGIGTHDLIASRRSRPNLPRQPKYAGRLQDRKYELYSTLFDTWLPWELIDMWSRFPDFAQRYAKHVAVSVALSRIMVGWHGTSAAADTDDDAHPLGEDVNIGWLQKLRLEKASHVMGRAMVTAGGVTTATGAAAPIYIGPDADQADGDYKNIDALAYDLISGMPSWARASTDHVVIVSQDLVDEKYFPMVNRPLATTIDGGKSTSDQTVSDIVMSDKQIGGRPAAIAPYFPEGTMLITPIGRANGTDDSNLSIYWQEGSRRRYIKDEPENMAALVDYNSVNEGYVIEDTDFAVMAENITFGARP, encoded by the coding sequence ATGACCACCCACCAACTTTCTGACCGTGGCCGGCGGGCGCTGGACGGACTGTTCGCGCGGATCGCCCAGATGAACGGCGCGACCCGCGGGATCGCTCACCAGTTCGCGCTCGAGCCGGCTTCCGAGCAGCGGCTCGAGGATCTGCAGCGCGAGAATGTCGGCTTCCTCAGCCGCATCAACATGATGCCCGTCCCCCAGCTCAAGGGGCAGGTAGTCGGCATCGGCACTCATGATCTGATCGCGAGCCGCCGCAGCCGCCCGAACCTTCCGCGTCAGCCCAAGTACGCTGGTCGGCTGCAGGACCGGAAGTACGAACTCTACAGCACCCTTTTCGATACGTGGCTGCCATGGGAGCTGATCGACATGTGGTCGCGCTTCCCCGATTTCGCACAGCGCTACGCGAAGCATGTTGCTGTGTCGGTCGCGCTCAGCCGTATCATGGTCGGCTGGCATGGCACGAGCGCTGCGGCGGACACCGACGACGACGCGCACCCGCTCGGCGAAGACGTCAACATCGGCTGGCTGCAGAAGCTGCGGCTCGAAAAGGCGTCGCACGTCATGGGCCGCGCCATGGTCACCGCCGGCGGTGTCACCACCGCAACGGGCGCGGCGGCACCGATCTATATCGGCCCCGACGCGGACCAGGCCGACGGCGACTACAAGAACATCGACGCGCTCGCCTATGACCTGATCTCCGGCATGCCGAGCTGGGCCCGCGCATCGACCGATCATGTCGTCATCGTCAGCCAGGATCTCGTGGACGAGAAGTATTTCCCGATGGTCAACCGCCCGCTGGCGACCACGATCGACGGGGGCAAGTCCACCAGCGATCAGACCGTCAGCGACATCGTTATGTCGGACAAGCAGATCGGCGGCCGCCCCGCGGCCATCGCGCCCTACTTCCCGGAAGGCACGATGCTCATCACGCCGATCGGCCGCGCCAATGGCACCGATGACAGCAACCTGTCGATCTATTGGCAGGAGGGTTCGCGCCGCCGCTACATCAAGGACGAGCCGGAGAACATGGCCGCCCTGGTGGACTACAACAGCGTCAACGAGGGCTACGTGATCGAGGACACCGACTTCGCCGTGATGGCCGAGAACATCACCTTCGGCGCCCGCCCGTAA
- a CDS encoding GPO family capsid scaffolding protein produces MKTKPFLLATAGSTVDGRVIDDKMIEEMASSYDPKTYGARLNIEHIRGISGEGPFRAYGDVAELSTAQVDVNFNGKTEKRLGLFGIFDVTPDAKRLNDASQKVYPSIEIEPNFGGKGFAYLMGCALTDSPAAIATERLQFNRSLPGTLSVAMDEAAPLEFPDDKPGSEGGSFLSSLTGVLDKFAEKFVGKDPAKPETPAKPEGAPAAFDFAQLRPMLEEMGTTFATSMDGLRSEFRTEVDRIGLQIKKIGDEQESTTPAPNFNRRPQGDGGADQFAGIF; encoded by the coding sequence ATGAAGACCAAGCCGTTCCTGCTCGCCACCGCCGGCTCCACCGTCGATGGCCGCGTGATCGACGACAAGATGATCGAGGAAATGGCCTCGAGCTACGATCCGAAAACCTACGGCGCGCGGCTCAATATCGAGCATATCCGCGGGATCAGCGGCGAAGGGCCGTTCCGCGCCTATGGCGACGTCGCCGAGCTTTCGACCGCGCAGGTCGATGTCAACTTCAACGGCAAGACCGAAAAGCGCCTCGGCCTGTTCGGCATCTTCGACGTCACCCCCGACGCCAAGCGTCTCAACGACGCGAGCCAGAAGGTCTATCCATCGATCGAGATCGAGCCTAACTTCGGCGGCAAGGGCTTCGCCTACCTCATGGGCTGCGCGCTCACCGACAGCCCTGCGGCCATCGCGACCGAGCGCCTGCAGTTCAACCGCTCGCTGCCCGGCACGCTGAGTGTCGCGATGGACGAGGCTGCCCCGCTCGAATTTCCCGACGACAAGCCGGGTAGCGAGGGCGGGAGCTTCCTCAGCTCGTTGACCGGTGTGCTCGACAAGTTCGCCGAAAAGTTCGTCGGCAAGGATCCAGCGAAGCCGGAGACCCCCGCGAAGCCCGAGGGCGCACCGGCGGCGTTCGACTTCGCCCAGCTGCGCCCGATGCTCGAGGAGATGGGGACGACCTTCGCCACCAGCATGGACGGCCTGCGCTCCGAATTCCGCACCGAGGTCGATCGGATCGGCCTGCAGATCAAGAAGATCGGCGACGAGCAGGAATCGACCACGCCGGCGCCGAACTTCAATCGGCGTCCGCAGGGCGACGGCGGCGCCGACCAATTCGCCGGCATCTTCTGA